The window GGTCGCCCCCGCCGGCCACCGAGCCGATGACGATGACCCTCTCGCGGTCAATGCCCGGGCGAGCCAGGAGCAGGTCCACGCAGCGCAGCAGGTCCCAGGCCATCCAGCCCATCAGGCTCTCGCCCACGAGGTGGAGCTGCATGCCGAGGACCATGCGGTGGCGGTAGTCCTCGCGTCCCGCGAAGGGCTGCTGGCGGCGTTCGCCGTGGCTGATCTGGTCGGGCACGAGCACCAGGCAGCCCAGGCGCGACCAGAGCACCCCCATATCTTGAAGCTCGCTCTGCTCCTTCGGGTTGTGGTGGCTGTGGACGAGGAGGAAGGCGGGCATCTTCGCGCGCGCCGGGTTCGGCACGTAGAGGTTGGCGGTCACGACCAGTCCTGGCCGGCTCTCGAAGACCAGCTTCTCGATGCGGAAGCCCTCGCCCTCAAGCGTCCCAATGGTCTCGACATCGAGCGTTTTCGGGATAGGCGGGAACTGGCCGAGCGACTCCCGAAGCGCCTTGACCCGCTCGTCGCGGAAGCGCTCCCAGTCGGCCCGCGACCGCACCTTGGCCCATGCGGCGGCGTCGCGGCGATTGGCCGCCCGCAGGCGCGCCCGGCAATCCTCGCCGAGCATGCCAATGGCCTTGTCCCGCTCCTCGGCCGAGAGCACATTGATGCTCGGCGCGCGCAACGCATCTGCCCATGCCTTCGCCACGTGACTTCCTCTCATTGCACAGATGAACGTCCCGCGGGTTTGACACCCGCGGGAGGTTGGTTTGTTCTCCGAAAGGCCGATTGCGCGTGCCAGGATGCGCGCCCTACCATTCAGTCCGAAATCCGCGCTCCGCAATCAGAGGCTCCACGGCTCGCGATAGGCCGGCATCGCGGCGCGGGCCGCCTCGTCGTCGCCCAGGATGGTCTCCTTCACGGGGTCGAACTGCACGGAGCGGCCGAGCTTGTAGGAGAGGTTGGCGAGGCACAGGGGCACGTTGACGCGGTGGTGGTAGGCCACGTTGCACAACGGCTGCTGGCGGGTCTTGATGGCGTCGAGCAGTTCGCGGTGGTGGCCCGGCGAGGGCGCCAGCGACGGGCCGGGCAGCTCCAGCGCCGCCTTGGGGTCGGCCTCGGGCACGATCTTGTGCATGCCGTAGTCGGCGTAGAGCGTGGCCTTCTCGCCGTGGAAGTAGATGCCCAGGCGCCGCGCCATGCCGCCCGCGCCGTTGAAGTCGAAGCCATAGCTGTTCGCCAGATTGTGCATCCAGGTCATCACGAGGTTGGGGTAGCGGAAGAGACACTCCTGGACCTCGGGCGCGTCGCCGTCGTCGTCCAGGATGAAGCGCCCGCCCGCGCAGCTCACCTGGCTGGGCAGCGGCAGGTCGAGCGCCCAGACGGGCAGGTCAATGATGTGCGGCGCCATGCCCGGCAGCCAGCCGCCGCTGATGTCCATGAACGAACAATGGAAGTAAGCGTCGCGCACGATGATCGGGTTGAACGGCCGCATCGGGAGCGGCCCCAGGAACATGTCCCAGTCGAGCCCCGGCGGCACGGGCGCGTTGGCCGGCGCCTTGCCCACGCCCGCGCGAGTCTGGTTCATCACGTTGAACGTGCGGACGAGGTTCACCGGCCCCAGCACGCCGGCGCGGACGATCTCGACCACGCGGCGGTAGTTGCCCCCCGCGTGGATCTGCGTGCCCACCTGGGTGACGCGGCTGTTCTCCTTCGCCGCCTTCACGATGGCCTGGCTCTCGGCCACGTACAGTGTCATCGGCTTCTCGACGTAGAAGTCCTTGCCCGCCTTGGCCGCGGCGACGGCCATGATCGCGTGCCAGTGGGGCGGCGTGGCGATGCAGACGGCGTCAATGGACTTCTCGTCGAGGAGCTTTCGGAAATCGTGATAGCCTTTGGCCGTGGCCTCGAAGCGCTTCACCGTCGCCTCGCGGCGGGGCGCGTTCACGTCGCAGATGGCCGACACGCGCACGTCCTTGTGGGCAGCAAAGGCATTCAAGTCGCCGCTGCCCATCGAGCCGACGCCGATGAAGCCCATCGAGATCGTGTCGCTGGCCGGCGGCTGCCCCTCGGCCCCGACGGCATGGGCGGCCAGGCCGATCCCCATCGCAGCGACAGCGGACCTGCCCAGGAACGCACGACGCGAAACCGTGTTCTTCATCGCTTTCCCCCTTCTGCGCAGGAACGTTCCCGCCGGCCGAGAACACTACTTGCCCCGGCTGATCGGCGGGACGCCCAGGTCCTTGCAGATCTTGCGCGCGAGCTGGTCCACTATCCCGCTGTGTCGTGGCACGGCCGGGCGCCTGTTGAGACTTGGGTTCTGCCACCAGGAGTGCCTGGCGCCTTCGCGCTCGAATTCGCAACCCTGTTCGCGAAGGTAGCGAAGGAACCTGGTGCGCTTCACACCGTCACCTTCTCCTCGACGAATCCCGGTTCCGCGGCCTGAATCGCGCCCTGGCGATTGAACTCAATGGCTTCCCTGAGGGTGACGCGGAGCGTGTCGAGAAGCTGCTCGCGCGTCCGCTCCTGGCAGTTCACGCCCGGGATCTCCTCGATCCACCCGATCCACCAGCCGTCCTGTTCCTTGACCACTGCCGTGTAGCTGTTGGGCATTGCTCCTCTCCTGGCGTGCTCGTTATTCTCATGTGAGAGTATACGCGGCTGCGCCAGGAAGTCAACCCAAGGGGGTGCGGGCCGGAGTCGTAGGTGGTTTCCGATGCGAGAATCCCCGGAACAGGGGAAGGCCCGCGGCAGAGGTAGCCGCGAGCGTCCCGCCTGCGGCGCTCTTCATCCGTTCGACAAGCGGGACGCTTGTCGCTACGAGAATCCGCCGCAGAAGCTACCTACAGAAATGGCCCACACCC of the Planctomycetota bacterium genome contains:
- a CDS encoding Gfo/Idh/MocA family oxidoreductase, which gives rise to MKNTVSRRAFLGRSAVAAMGIGLAAHAVGAEGQPPASDTISMGFIGVGSMGSGDLNAFAAHKDVRVSAICDVNAPRREATVKRFEATAKGYHDFRKLLDEKSIDAVCIATPPHWHAIMAVAAAKAGKDFYVEKPMTLYVAESQAIVKAAKENSRVTQVGTQIHAGGNYRRVVEIVRAGVLGPVNLVRTFNVMNQTRAGVGKAPANAPVPPGLDWDMFLGPLPMRPFNPIIVRDAYFHCSFMDISGGWLPGMAPHIIDLPVWALDLPLPSQVSCAGGRFILDDDGDAPEVQECLFRYPNLVMTWMHNLANSYGFDFNGAGGMARRLGIYFHGEKATLYADYGMHKIVPEADPKAALELPGPSLAPSPGHHRELLDAIKTRQQPLCNVAYHHRVNVPLCLANLSYKLGRSVQFDPVKETILGDDEAARAAMPAYREPWSL
- a CDS encoding type II toxin-antitoxin system HicA family toxin, which translates into the protein MKRTRFLRYLREQGCEFEREGARHSWWQNPSLNRRPAVPRHSGIVDQLARKICKDLGVPPISRGK
- a CDS encoding type II toxin-antitoxin system HicB family antitoxin — translated: MPNSYTAVVKEQDGWWIGWIEEIPGVNCQERTREQLLDTLRVTLREAIEFNRQGAIQAAEPGFVEEKVTV